Proteins encoded together in one Gemmatimonadota bacterium DH-78 window:
- a CDS encoding sigma-70 family RNA polymerase sigma factor, with protein MSFASRRGAFNQGSLDQYLKEISQYPLIDRAEEARLARGIRAGEEEALDKLVRSNLRFVVSVAKKYQNQGVPLSDLINEGNLGLIRAAHKFDETKGIKFISYAVWWIRQAILQALAEQSRIVRVPLNRAGALHRIGRRSSSLLQELGREPTVEEIARDLDIPESEVEKTLAISQSHLSLDAPLVPGEDSRLLDYLPDQFSPGPEDEAYDHALKETVEEALSSLKEREAKILRLYYGLDDQEPMTLEEIGDILGITRERVRQIKEKALIRLRHATRARFLETFM; from the coding sequence ATGTCGTTCGCTTCCCGCCGAGGGGCCTTCAACCAGGGATCCCTCGATCAGTATCTGAAGGAGATCTCCCAGTATCCGCTCATCGACCGGGCGGAAGAGGCCCGGCTCGCGCGCGGGATTCGGGCGGGGGAGGAAGAGGCGCTCGACAAGCTCGTGCGCAGCAACCTCCGGTTCGTGGTGTCGGTCGCCAAGAAGTACCAGAACCAGGGCGTGCCGCTCTCCGACCTGATCAACGAGGGCAACCTCGGGCTGATTCGAGCCGCTCACAAGTTCGACGAGACCAAGGGGATCAAGTTCATCTCCTACGCGGTCTGGTGGATCCGCCAGGCCATCCTCCAGGCGCTGGCCGAACAGAGCCGCATCGTGCGCGTGCCGCTCAACCGGGCCGGCGCGCTCCACCGCATCGGACGCCGGAGTTCGTCGCTTCTGCAGGAGCTCGGGCGAGAGCCCACGGTCGAAGAGATCGCCCGGGATCTCGACATCCCCGAGTCGGAAGTGGAGAAAACGCTGGCGATCAGCCAGTCGCATCTCTCGCTCGACGCCCCGCTCGTTCCAGGTGAAGACAGTCGGCTGCTCGACTACCTGCCCGACCAGTTCTCTCCGGGCCCGGAAGACGAGGCCTACGATCACGCCCTGAAGGAGACCGTCGAAGAGGCGTTGTCGAGCTTGAAGGAGAGGGAGGCGAAGATCCTCCGTCTCTACTACGGGCTCGACGATCAGGAGCCGATGACGCTGGAGGAGATCGGCGACATCCTCGGCATCACCCGCGAGCGGGTTCGGCAGATCAAGGAGAAGGCGCTCATCCGCCTTCGACACGCCACCCGCGCCAGGTTTCTCGAGACCTTCATGTAG
- a CDS encoding sigma-54 dependent transcriptional regulator → MARLLIIDDEASIRDVLVQLFEYDGHEVVSAGDGHQGLELQQSFDPHVTFLDVKMPGMDGLETLERIRDADPTALVIMISGHGTIDTAVEATRKGAFDFLEKPLDSDRLLVTLRNALGLRGLSDEVEALRQEVESRHEIVGASFQIRRVVERIERVAPTDARVLVTGENGTGKELVARAVHRLSERAERPFIEVNCAAIPSELIESELFGHMKGSFTGAVADRAGKFEQADGGTLFLDEIGDMSLAAQAKVLRALEEGLITRVGGSKAISVDVRVIAATNKDLEGEISEGSFREDLFYRLNVVPVEVPPLRERRDDIPMLVRHFSEQTARKDRIRPRPFSKEAVRQLQNLPWPGNVRELRNTVERLLILASGEEVGPDDVRLLVGAGPDGGTLGGDLGSAQTFNEFKDRAERAFILQKLREHDWNVSETARAVEMPRSNLYKKIEKYGLVRED, encoded by the coding sequence GTGGCGCGCCTGCTGATCATCGACGACGAGGCGTCCATTCGCGACGTGCTCGTGCAGCTCTTCGAGTACGACGGACACGAGGTGGTCTCGGCCGGCGACGGACACCAGGGACTCGAGCTTCAGCAGAGCTTCGACCCCCACGTCACCTTCCTCGACGTGAAGATGCCCGGCATGGACGGGCTGGAGACGCTCGAGAGGATTCGCGACGCCGACCCGACCGCGCTGGTGATCATGATCAGCGGGCACGGCACGATCGACACCGCGGTCGAGGCCACTCGCAAGGGCGCCTTCGATTTTCTCGAGAAGCCCCTCGATTCCGATCGACTCCTCGTCACCCTCCGCAACGCCCTGGGGCTCCGAGGGCTCTCCGACGAGGTCGAGGCACTCCGCCAGGAGGTGGAGAGTCGCCACGAGATCGTGGGTGCGTCGTTTCAGATCCGGCGGGTGGTGGAGCGCATCGAGCGGGTGGCCCCGACCGATGCGCGGGTGCTGGTCACCGGAGAGAACGGCACCGGCAAGGAACTGGTCGCCCGCGCCGTGCACCGGCTGTCGGAGCGGGCGGAGCGCCCCTTCATCGAGGTGAACTGCGCGGCCATCCCCTCCGAGCTGATCGAGTCGGAGCTGTTCGGCCACATGAAGGGGTCGTTCACCGGCGCGGTGGCCGACCGGGCCGGCAAGTTCGAGCAGGCGGACGGCGGCACCCTCTTTCTCGACGAGATCGGCGACATGTCACTCGCTGCCCAGGCCAAGGTGCTGCGGGCGCTCGAGGAAGGGCTGATCACCCGGGTGGGTGGGTCGAAGGCGATCTCGGTCGACGTGCGCGTGATCGCGGCCACGAACAAGGACCTCGAGGGCGAAATCTCGGAGGGCAGCTTCCGGGAGGACCTGTTCTACCGGCTCAACGTCGTGCCGGTCGAGGTGCCCCCGCTGCGGGAGCGGCGCGACGACATCCCGATGCTCGTGCGCCACTTCTCGGAGCAGACGGCGCGCAAGGATCGGATTCGACCCCGCCCGTTCTCGAAGGAGGCGGTCCGGCAGCTTCAGAACCTGCCCTGGCCGGGCAACGTGCGCGAGCTGCGCAACACGGTCGAGCGGCTCCTGATCCTGGCGTCGGGCGAGGAGGTCGGGCCCGACGACGTGCGACTGCTCGTGGGGGCCGGCCCCGACGGGGGAACGCTGGGCGGAGATCTCGGGTCGGCGCAGACCTTCAACGAGTTCAAGGACCGGGCCGAGCGCGCCTTCATTCTCCAGAAGCTTCGCGAGCACGACTGGAACGTGTCGGAGACGGCCCGCGCCGTGGAGATGCCGAGATCGAATCTCTACAAGAAGATCGAGAAGTACGGATTGGTTCGCGAGGACTGA
- the lepB gene encoding signal peptidase I yields MDPSLPPFFHRTDADSDESHVRRALEPRRPGVLRSLWDWTRSVALAFMLFLVVRALVVEAFKIPTGSMEGTLLVGDFLLVNKAVYGAEIPGTGLHLPAFAEPGRGDVVVFNPPHEPTKNYVKRLVAEPGDTIEMREKRLFVNGTEVDEPYVRIADPSGDAMHADMRRWQVKHVVAAPTGYAPSRDTWGPLVVPDSSYFVLGDNRDNSEDSRYWGFVSRDRIRGRPWFVYYSFDPSSDEGVPWLNAVRWGRIGHRIQ; encoded by the coding sequence TTGGACCCTTCACTCCCTCCGTTCTTTCATCGCACGGACGCCGATTCGGACGAATCGCACGTCCGCCGGGCCCTCGAGCCGCGCCGGCCCGGAGTCCTGCGCTCTCTGTGGGACTGGACCCGATCGGTCGCGCTGGCCTTCATGCTCTTCCTGGTCGTGCGAGCGCTCGTCGTCGAGGCGTTCAAGATCCCCACCGGTTCGATGGAGGGCACGCTGCTGGTCGGCGACTTCCTCCTGGTCAACAAGGCGGTCTACGGCGCGGAGATCCCGGGCACGGGGCTCCACCTTCCGGCCTTCGCCGAGCCCGGACGCGGAGACGTGGTGGTCTTCAACCCGCCACACGAGCCGACCAAGAACTACGTGAAGCGGCTCGTGGCCGAGCCCGGCGACACGATCGAGATGCGCGAGAAGCGGCTCTTCGTGAACGGCACGGAGGTGGACGAGCCGTACGTGCGGATCGCCGACCCTTCGGGTGACGCCATGCACGCCGACATGCGGCGCTGGCAGGTGAAGCACGTGGTGGCGGCGCCGACCGGGTACGCCCCCTCGCGCGACACCTGGGGTCCGCTTGTGGTGCCCGATTCGTCGTACTTCGTGCTGGGCGACAACCGCGACAACAGCGAGGACTCCCGCTACTGGGGCTTCGTGTCGCGCGATCGCATCCGAGGTCGCCCCTGGTTCGTCTACTACTCGTTCGACCCGTCGTCGGACGAGGGCGTACCCTGGCTCAACGCGGTGCGGTGGGGCCGGATCGGACACCGGATCCAATGA
- the rplM gene encoding 50S ribosomal protein L13, which translates to MKTYTPKADDIQRDWWIVDATGKPLGRIATEIARVLRGKHKPMYTPHLDTGDHVVVINASEVTLTGNKADQKTYFRHSGYMGGEKHIPFKRMLASHPERVIELAVKGMMPKNALGRQMQKKLKVYSGANHPHQGQTPRPLEL; encoded by the coding sequence ATGAAGACGTATACGCCGAAAGCCGACGATATCCAGCGCGACTGGTGGATTGTGGATGCCACGGGGAAGCCCCTTGGCCGCATCGCCACCGAGATCGCACGTGTCCTCCGGGGCAAGCACAAGCCCATGTACACCCCTCATCTCGATACCGGGGATCACGTGGTCGTGATCAACGCGTCGGAGGTCACGCTGACCGGCAACAAGGCCGATCAGAAGACCTACTTCCGGCACTCGGGATACATGGGTGGCGAGAAGCACATCCCCTTCAAGCGCATGCTCGCGTCGCACCCCGAGCGGGTGATCGAGTTGGCGGTGAAGGGCATGATGCCCAAGAACGCCCTCGGCCGGCAGATGCAGAAGAAGCTGAAGGTCTACTCCGGGGCCAACCATCCCCACCAGGGCCAGACTCCCCGGCCCCTGGAGCTTTGA
- the rpsB gene encoding 30S ribosomal protein S2, whose translation MDQVGLPQLLEAGVHFGHQTRRWNPKMRRFIFTERNGIHIIDLRKTLDRLKVAQNAVRGTVLKGEKVLFVCTKKQLRSIIEEEAARCGSFYVTERWLGGMLTNFQTIRQQIRRLKELERGQEENAFEFYTKKERLLLDRERAKLDKYLSGVKDMGRLPAAMFVVDARREHIAVKEAARLGIPVIAIADTNADPDKIDYPIPGNDDAIRSVGLITKAIADAIESARREVPAEDRPAPEAEATTYSTETGEKTAEAEKDRPQRRRPRRKRRPRPEVIAQHLKSGDEGDDEDDSGDEGES comes from the coding sequence ATGGACCAGGTCGGTCTCCCCCAGTTGCTGGAAGCGGGTGTCCATTTCGGGCATCAGACCCGCCGTTGGAATCCGAAGATGCGTCGCTTCATCTTCACGGAGCGCAACGGCATCCACATCATCGATCTCCGCAAGACGCTCGACCGGCTGAAGGTCGCTCAGAATGCGGTGCGGGGGACGGTGCTGAAGGGGGAGAAGGTCCTCTTCGTCTGCACCAAGAAGCAGCTTCGTTCGATCATCGAGGAGGAAGCCGCGCGCTGTGGTTCCTTCTACGTGACCGAGCGCTGGCTCGGCGGGATGCTCACGAATTTCCAGACCATCCGTCAGCAGATCCGTCGGCTGAAGGAGCTCGAGCGCGGTCAGGAAGAGAACGCCTTCGAGTTCTACACGAAGAAGGAGCGGCTGCTCCTGGATCGCGAGCGGGCGAAGCTCGACAAGTACCTGTCGGGCGTGAAGGACATGGGGCGTCTGCCGGCCGCGATGTTCGTGGTCGATGCGCGTCGCGAGCACATCGCGGTCAAGGAGGCGGCTCGCCTCGGGATCCCGGTGATCGCGATCGCCGACACGAACGCCGACCCGGACAAGATCGACTACCCGATCCCGGGCAACGACGACGCGATTCGCTCGGTGGGTCTGATCACGAAGGCCATCGCCGACGCGATCGAGAGCGCCCGCCGCGAGGTGCCCGCCGAGGACCGGCCCGCGCCCGAAGCCGAGGCGACCACCTACTCCACCGAGACGGGTGAGAAGACGGCCGAGGCGGAGAAGGACCGGCCCCAGCGCCGCCGCCCGCGGCGGAAGCGGCGGCCCCGTCCCGAGGTCATCGCGCAGCATCTGAAGAGCGGTGACGAGGGGGACGACGAGGACGATTCGGGAGACGAAGGCGAAAGCTGA
- a CDS encoding matrixin family metalloprotease — translation MRRSTALLVVAVLAGLLWTSRSNPTDPAAADAAPAAAPPPAAAVFALDTVVFDAGRCADSGYLCEGLAAEGESRAIRWPDGTPGLSVRVPLPEGVDPAVADELQRQAAAGIREWQGRPLPLTLLPPAARDQTADVEVHWVRSLTDDRVGQAAVRWRVGPEGAELAVLDFVLATHRPDGTPLDPHRLRLTAAHEMGHVLGLPHSDHEDDVMYTFNTATRLTFRDFRTLEVLYSLPAGALVLTR, via the coding sequence ATGCGCCGCTCCACCGCCCTCCTCGTCGTCGCCGTGCTCGCCGGACTGCTCTGGACCAGCCGGTCGAACCCCACCGACCCCGCCGCCGCCGATGCGGCGCCGGCCGCCGCCCCCCCGCCCGCGGCTGCGGTCTTCGCGCTGGACACCGTCGTCTTCGACGCGGGTCGGTGCGCCGACTCGGGCTATCTGTGCGAGGGACTGGCGGCCGAGGGCGAGTCGCGAGCCATCCGCTGGCCCGACGGCACCCCCGGGCTGTCGGTTCGGGTGCCCCTGCCGGAGGGTGTGGATCCGGCCGTGGCCGACGAGCTGCAGCGGCAGGCGGCGGCGGGCATTCGCGAGTGGCAGGGACGCCCCCTGCCCCTGACCCTCCTGCCGCCCGCCGCCCGCGACCAGACGGCCGACGTGGAGGTGCACTGGGTGCGCAGCCTCACCGACGATCGGGTCGGCCAGGCGGCGGTGCGGTGGCGGGTGGGACCGGAGGGCGCCGAACTCGCCGTGCTCGACTTCGTGCTCGCCACGCACCGGCCCGACGGCACGCCTCTCGATCCCCACCGGCTGCGCCTGACGGCCGCGCACGAGATGGGGCACGTGCTCGGGCTGCCCCACTCCGATCACGAGGACGACGTGATGTACACCTTCAACACGGCCACCCGGCTCACCTTTCGCGACTTCCGCACCCTCGAGGTGCTCTACTCGCTTCCTGCCGGCGCGCTCGTTCTCACCCGCTGA
- the rpsI gene encoding 30S ribosomal protein S9, translating into MAEEKKIQKVGRRKTATARVLLRPGSGNWTVNGRPLADYFPRSSLQARADEALRITETEGLYDIAVRVRGGGLTGQADAVRLGLARALVEVDEEHRAPLRQGGLLTRDSRKVERKKPGRPKARKRFQFSKR; encoded by the coding sequence ATGGCCGAAGAGAAGAAGATCCAGAAGGTCGGTCGCCGGAAGACGGCGACGGCGCGAGTGCTCCTTCGTCCGGGGTCGGGCAACTGGACGGTCAACGGCCGTCCTCTCGCGGACTACTTTCCGCGCTCGAGCCTCCAGGCCCGGGCCGACGAGGCGCTCCGCATCACCGAGACCGAAGGGCTCTACGACATCGCCGTGCGTGTGCGCGGCGGTGGGCTCACCGGTCAGGCCGACGCGGTTCGCCTCGGCCTCGCGCGGGCTCTCGTCGAGGTGGACGAGGAGCACCGGGCACCGCTCCGCCAGGGCGGTCTGCTCACGCGGGACTCCCGGAAGGTCGAGCGGAAGAAGCCCGGTCGCCCGAAGGCCCGCAAGCGGTTCCAGTTCTCGAAGCGCTGA